A genomic stretch from Dermochelys coriacea isolate rDerCor1 chromosome 24, rDerCor1.pri.v4, whole genome shotgun sequence includes:
- the LOC119847638 gene encoding V-set and immunoglobulin domain-containing protein 10-like isoform X2: protein MAGRCPNTWAGAARLLLLLLLGAALPFPLQLPPGPLVVLLGGNLSIPLSYPPTQPPPRIVWQRNLMALADGHLGPNGSVAVAQVYQGRLSVDPQGGTLTITPMALQDAGTYTVEVFPLGGQVWRGDVQVEVYELVGKVSVTPPSLEVTEGARLAVLTCTPMRGTITWTKDGRSPDQNPRYRVSAGTLQISWPDRNDSGTYNCTVSNPFSNGTGTAQIRVYYGPEPPTISISSDRDPEPRRYVRVNSTVGLSCWAPSDPPAQIYWSLADASDPLVPAQPDLTLPRVQLSQAGPYSCLASNPQTQRRLRATVTLTVIQIPPGSPVCSLDSMVNGTALRFRCSWPGGSPAPSLSLQGLPGGGEQGVGPALERTLTSLLPALNGTRVTCLARHLAAEGTCSMTPEAPSGVSLSFQASLDPGGTVLLDLQCQGTYRPVEIAWARHGEPLGPGGRYRVSADGARLTISNFTAPQDLGGYSVRCQNPLGSQESNLTLMGPSISGWSLARGSEPSSARLSWVVPEGSVVTGFWIQVLGPPEGRAAREWQTLQTLGGATRSSTVMGLQPHTPYSFQLLPLLGAQAGEPSHTQTLPSGIVLGSILGMILLLALLVLLTWFLRARWGKQEKMPLTPPGTHQHYLPRQFPNGRESDPIEPPAPPSGASLRCSWGDGDLSSISYEDHLRIHGPPTSWPRCPGDSRGPGLPSLVSGQGPRTARSATRV from the exons aTGGCCGGCAGGTGCCCGAACACCTGGGCCGGCGCCGcccggctcctgctgctgctgctgctgg GCGCTgcgctccccttccccctccagctgccccccGGGCCCCTGGTGGTGCTGCTGGGGGGGAACCTCTCGATCCCACTCTCCTACCCCCCTACTCAGCCACCCCCCAGAATCGTGTGGCAGAGGAACCTGATGGCGCTGGCGGACGGACACCTGGGTCCCAACGGCTCGGTGGCCGTGGCCCAGGTGTACCAGGGCCGGCTCAGTGTGGACCCCCAAGGGGGGACGCTTACCATCACCCCCATGGCCCTCCAGGATGCCGGCACCTACACGGTCGAGGTCTTCCCACTGGGGGGCCAGGTGTGGCGGGGAGACGTCCAGGTGGAGGTGTACG AGCTGGTAGGGAAGGTCTCTGTGACGCCCCCTTCCCTGGAGGTGACCGAAGGCGCCAGGTTGGCGGTTCTCACCTGCACCCCCATGCGGGGCACCATCACCTGGACCAAGGATGGGCGAAGCCCGGACCAGAACCCCCGGTACCGGGTCTCGGCTGGGACCCTGCAGATCAGCTGGCCTGACCGGAACGACAGCGGCACCTACAACTGCACCGTGTCCAACCCCTTCAGCAACGGCACCGGCACCGCCCAGATCCGGGTCTATT ACGGGCCGGAGCCCCCCACGATCAGCATCTCGTCGGACCGTGACCCGGAGCCCCGGCGTTACGTCCGGGTGAACAGCACGGTGGGGCTGTCCTGCTGGGCCCCGTCGGACCCCCCCGCCCAGATCTACTGGAGCCTGGCCGATGCCAGCGACCCTCTGGTCCCGGCCCAGCCGGACCTGACGCTGCCCCGGGTCCAGCTCAGCCAGGCCGGGCCCTATTCCTGCCTCGCCAGCAACCCGCAAACCCAGCGCCGGCTCCGCGCCACCGTGACCCTCACTGTCATCC AGATCCCCCCCGGTTCCCCCGTCTGCTCCCTGGACTCCATGGTCAATGGCACGGCCCTTCGCTTCCGCTGCTCCTGGCCGGGGGGCTCCCCGGCTCCCAGCCTCAGTCTGCAGGGGctgccagggggtggggagcagggcgtCGGCCCCGCCCTCGAGCGAACCCTGACCTCTCTCCTGCCCGCCCTCAATGGTACCCGGGTCACCTGCCTGGCGAGACACCTCGCCGCCGAGGGGACCTGCAGCATGACTCCTG aagcCCCCTCTGGGGTCTCTCTCTCATTCCAGGCCTCCCTGGACCCTGGGGGCACCGTCCTGCTGGATCTGCAGTGCCAGGGCACCTACCGGCCCGTGGAAATCGCCTGGGCCCGGCACGGGGAGCCGCTGGGTCCGGGCGGGCGGTACCGGGTCAGCGCCGATGGGGCCCGACTCACCATCAGCAACTTCACAGCCCCGCAGGACTTGGGGGGCTACTCAGTGCGGTGCCAAAACCCGCTGGGTTCACAGGAGAGTAACCTCACGCTGATgg GTCCCTCCATCTCCGGCTGGAGCCTGGCGCGTGGTTCAGAGCCCAGCTCGGCCCGGCTGAGCTGGGTGGTGCCGGAGGGCTCCGTGgtcactgggttttggatccaGGTCCTGGGGCCCCCTGAGGGCCGGGCGGCCAGGGAGTGGCAGACGCTGCAGACGCTAGGGGGCGCCACTCGCTCCAGCACTGTGATggggctccagccccacaccccctatTCCTTCCAGCTGCTGCCCTTGCTGGGAGCTCAGGCTGGGGAGCCCAGCCACACGCAGACGCTCCCATCAG GCATCGTGTTGGGCTCGATCCTGGGCATGATCCTGCTCCTTGCCCTCCTCGTGCTCCTGACCTGGTTCCTCCGGGCGCGATGGG GAAAGCAGGAGAAGATGCCCCTGACCCCCCCCGGGACCCACCAGCATTACCTTCCCCGTCAG TTCCCGAACGGGAGAGAGTCTGACCCCATTGAGCCCCCGGCACCCCCCTCTGGGGCATCTTTGCGCTGCTCCTGGGGGGATGGCGACCTGTCCTCCATCAGCTACGAGGACCATCTGCGCATCCACggcccccccacctcctgg CCCAGGTGTCCTGGAGACAGCAGGGGCCCCGGGCTCCCATCTCTGGTCAGTGGGCAGGGCCCCAGGACTGCGCGCAGTGCCACGCGGGTGTGA
- the ETFB gene encoding electron transfer flavoprotein subunit beta, whose protein sequence is MAALRALVGVKRVIDYAVKVRVRPGGGVVTDGVKHSMNPFCEIALEEAVRLRERRLLQEIVVVSCGPQQCQETIRTALAMGADRGLHVEIPAPEYETLGPFQVAKILAALAKKEGVSLVLLGKQAIDDDCNQTGQMTAALLDWPQGTFASALTLEGEQLTVEREVDGGLESIRLRLPAVVTADLRLNEPRYATLPNIMKAKKKKIEVLKASDLGVDLSSRLAMQHVEEPPQRQAGVKVETVDDLVGKLKEGGLI, encoded by the exons ATGGCGGCGTTGCGAGCGCTGGTTGGGGTGAAGCGGGTCATAGACTATGCCGTGAAG GTGCGGGTGCGGCCGGGTGGCGGGGTGGTGACGGACGGGGTGAAACACTCCATGAACCCCTTCTGCGAGATCGCGCTGGAGGAGGCCGTGCGGCTGCGGGAGCGGCGCCTGCTGCAGGAGATCGTGGTGGTCAGCTGCGGCCCACAGCAGTGCCAG GAGACCATCCGGACCGCGCTGGCCATGGGGGCTGACCGGGGGCTGCACGTGGAGATCCCAGCCCCTGAGTATGAGACCCTCGGCCCCTTTCAGGTGGCCAAGATCCTGGCGGCGCTGGCCAAGAAGGAGGGGGTCAGCCTGGTGCTACTGGGCAAGCAG gCCATCGACGACGACTGCAACCAGACAGGGCAGATGACGGCTGCGCTGCTGGACTGGCCCCAG GGGACCTTCGCCTCCGCCCTGACGCTGGAGGGGGAGCAGCTGACGGTGGAGCGGGAAGTGGACGGGGGGCTGGAGAGCATccggctcaggctgccagccgtGGTGACAGCTGACCTGCGCCTCAACGAGCCCCGTTACGCCACCCTGCCCAACATCATG AAAGCCAAGAAGAAGAAGATCGAGGTGCTGAAGGCATCGGACCTGGGGGTCGATCTCTCCTCCCGGCTGGCCATGCAGCATGTGGAAGAGCCGCCCCAGCGCCAGGCCGGCGTCAAGGTGGAGACCGTGGATGACCTCGTGGGCAAGCTGAAGGAGGGGGGCCTGATCTGA
- the LOC119847671 gene encoding LOW QUALITY PROTEIN: protein NKG7-like (The sequence of the model RefSeq protein was modified relative to this genomic sequence to represent the inferred CDS: inserted 1 base in 1 codon) produces the protein MDRRPQKLLPANISPAPVTPPAGEGQSGCGCSRTDCAGGTQKGPVAKALPGGPARXEMQVCSVGSCLLAMLSLVLLCMALFTDYWLVAYGPKSTSHSGLWQSCVDNVCGSPDQILEYIQATQAFLILATLATAASLLFLLFSLTSCVQSPVSTNLLAAITAFAAGTCTLIAMGVYSGESWHKNQDTMIQLTYEWSFYLGWAALPLLGLSGTFALVAHQRHLGYERL, from the exons ATGGACAGACGG CCCCAGAAGTTGCTTCCTGCTAATATCAGCCCCGCCCCCGTGACCCCACCCGCTGGGGAGGGACAGTCTGGGTGTGGGTGCAGCCGCACAGACTGTGCAGGGGGCACCCAGAAAG GTCCGGTAGCCAAGGCTCTGCCCGGTGGCCCGGCTC GGGAGATGCAGGTCTGCAGCGTGGGGAGCTGCCTCCTGGCCATGCTCAGCCTGGTGCTGCTCTGCATGGCTCTGTTCACCGACTACTGGCTCGTAGCCTACGGCCCCAAGAGCACGTCCCACAGTGGGCTCTGGCAGTCCTGCGTGGACAACGTGTGCGGGAGCCCAGACCAAATCCTCG AGTATATACAAGCCACACAGGCCTTCCTGATCCTGGCCACGCTGGCCACCGCCGCGTCCCTCCTGTTCCTCCTGTTCTCCCTCACATCCTGCGTCCAAAGCCCTGTGAGCACCAACCTCCTGGCTGCCATCACTGCCTTTGCCGCCG gcacCTGCACCCTCATTGCCATGGGCGTGTACAGCGGCGAATCGTGGCACAAGAACCAGGACACGATGATCCAGCTGACCTATGAATGGTCCTTCTACCTGGGCTGGGCCGCCCTGCCGCTGCTGGGTCTGAGCG GTACCTTTGCCCTTGTGGCCCACCAGCGCCACTTGGGGTACGAGCGTCTGTGA
- the LOC119847638 gene encoding V-set and immunoglobulin domain-containing protein 10-like isoform X1, translating to MAGRCPNTWAGAARLLLLLLLGAALPFPLQLPPGPLVVLLGGNLSIPLSYPPTQPPPRIVWQRNLMALADGHLGPNGSVAVAQVYQGRLSVDPQGGTLTITPMALQDAGTYTVEVFPLGGQVWRGDVQVEVYELVGKVSVTPPSLEVTEGARLAVLTCTPMRGTITWTKDGRSPDQNPRYRVSAGTLQISWPDRNDSGTYNCTVSNPFSNGTGTAQIRVYYGPEPPTISISSDRDPEPRRYVRVNSTVGLSCWAPSDPPAQIYWSLADASDPLVPAQPDLTLPRVQLSQAGPYSCLASNPQTQRRLRATVTLTVIQIPPGSPVCSLDSMVNGTALRFRCSWPGGSPAPSLSLQGLPGGGEQGVGPALERTLTSLLPALNGTRVTCLARHLAAEGTCSMTPEAPSGVSLSFQASLDPGGTVLLDLQCQGTYRPVEIAWARHGEPLGPGGRYRVSADGARLTISNFTAPQDLGGYSVRCQNPLGSQESNLTLMGPSISGWSLARGSEPSSARLSWVVPEGSVVTGFWIQVLGPPEGRAAREWQTLQTLGGATRSSTVMGLQPHTPYSFQLLPLLGAQAGEPSHTQTLPSASTLGPGAIAGIVLGSILGMILLLALLVLLTWFLRARWGKQEKMPLTPPGTHQHYLPRQFPNGRESDPIEPPAPPSGASLRCSWGDGDLSSISYEDHLRIHGPPTSWPRCPGDSRGPGLPSLVSGQGPRTARSATRV from the exons aTGGCCGGCAGGTGCCCGAACACCTGGGCCGGCGCCGcccggctcctgctgctgctgctgctgg GCGCTgcgctccccttccccctccagctgccccccGGGCCCCTGGTGGTGCTGCTGGGGGGGAACCTCTCGATCCCACTCTCCTACCCCCCTACTCAGCCACCCCCCAGAATCGTGTGGCAGAGGAACCTGATGGCGCTGGCGGACGGACACCTGGGTCCCAACGGCTCGGTGGCCGTGGCCCAGGTGTACCAGGGCCGGCTCAGTGTGGACCCCCAAGGGGGGACGCTTACCATCACCCCCATGGCCCTCCAGGATGCCGGCACCTACACGGTCGAGGTCTTCCCACTGGGGGGCCAGGTGTGGCGGGGAGACGTCCAGGTGGAGGTGTACG AGCTGGTAGGGAAGGTCTCTGTGACGCCCCCTTCCCTGGAGGTGACCGAAGGCGCCAGGTTGGCGGTTCTCACCTGCACCCCCATGCGGGGCACCATCACCTGGACCAAGGATGGGCGAAGCCCGGACCAGAACCCCCGGTACCGGGTCTCGGCTGGGACCCTGCAGATCAGCTGGCCTGACCGGAACGACAGCGGCACCTACAACTGCACCGTGTCCAACCCCTTCAGCAACGGCACCGGCACCGCCCAGATCCGGGTCTATT ACGGGCCGGAGCCCCCCACGATCAGCATCTCGTCGGACCGTGACCCGGAGCCCCGGCGTTACGTCCGGGTGAACAGCACGGTGGGGCTGTCCTGCTGGGCCCCGTCGGACCCCCCCGCCCAGATCTACTGGAGCCTGGCCGATGCCAGCGACCCTCTGGTCCCGGCCCAGCCGGACCTGACGCTGCCCCGGGTCCAGCTCAGCCAGGCCGGGCCCTATTCCTGCCTCGCCAGCAACCCGCAAACCCAGCGCCGGCTCCGCGCCACCGTGACCCTCACTGTCATCC AGATCCCCCCCGGTTCCCCCGTCTGCTCCCTGGACTCCATGGTCAATGGCACGGCCCTTCGCTTCCGCTGCTCCTGGCCGGGGGGCTCCCCGGCTCCCAGCCTCAGTCTGCAGGGGctgccagggggtggggagcagggcgtCGGCCCCGCCCTCGAGCGAACCCTGACCTCTCTCCTGCCCGCCCTCAATGGTACCCGGGTCACCTGCCTGGCGAGACACCTCGCCGCCGAGGGGACCTGCAGCATGACTCCTG aagcCCCCTCTGGGGTCTCTCTCTCATTCCAGGCCTCCCTGGACCCTGGGGGCACCGTCCTGCTGGATCTGCAGTGCCAGGGCACCTACCGGCCCGTGGAAATCGCCTGGGCCCGGCACGGGGAGCCGCTGGGTCCGGGCGGGCGGTACCGGGTCAGCGCCGATGGGGCCCGACTCACCATCAGCAACTTCACAGCCCCGCAGGACTTGGGGGGCTACTCAGTGCGGTGCCAAAACCCGCTGGGTTCACAGGAGAGTAACCTCACGCTGATgg GTCCCTCCATCTCCGGCTGGAGCCTGGCGCGTGGTTCAGAGCCCAGCTCGGCCCGGCTGAGCTGGGTGGTGCCGGAGGGCTCCGTGgtcactgggttttggatccaGGTCCTGGGGCCCCCTGAGGGCCGGGCGGCCAGGGAGTGGCAGACGCTGCAGACGCTAGGGGGCGCCACTCGCTCCAGCACTGTGATggggctccagccccacaccccctatTCCTTCCAGCTGCTGCCCTTGCTGGGAGCTCAGGCTGGGGAGCCCAGCCACACGCAGACGCTCCCATCAG cctctacCCTGGGTCCTGGCGCCATCGCAGGCATCGTGTTGGGCTCGATCCTGGGCATGATCCTGCTCCTTGCCCTCCTCGTGCTCCTGACCTGGTTCCTCCGGGCGCGATGGG GAAAGCAGGAGAAGATGCCCCTGACCCCCCCCGGGACCCACCAGCATTACCTTCCCCGTCAG TTCCCGAACGGGAGAGAGTCTGACCCCATTGAGCCCCCGGCACCCCCCTCTGGGGCATCTTTGCGCTGCTCCTGGGGGGATGGCGACCTGTCCTCCATCAGCTACGAGGACCATCTGCGCATCCACggcccccccacctcctgg CCCAGGTGTCCTGGAGACAGCAGGGGCCCCGGGCTCCCATCTCTGGTCAGTGGGCAGGGCCCCAGGACTGCGCGCAGTGCCACGCGGGTGTGA
- the LOC119848105 gene encoding claudin domain-containing protein 2-like codes for MGTQQGTGNSPGGWDEPGPGAAGPQGRSSGGPQGVQRSGGDRTSSHSPPAFLLPPPAYVGVSRGCLVLAVLAGYLSVLSGALALAPGPAPRRLDWARGAAALCFLTGTLAMVALGCFMGGSAGEAGGSWAWSLAVGWAAVPAAGLAGTCHCQARRRERRRHSDPRGSPGSA; via the exons ATGGGGACACAGCAGGGCACGGGGAATAGTCCTGGGGGCTGGGACGAACCTGGACCAGGTGCTGCGGGACCCCAGGGCAGGAGTTCGGGGGGACCCCAGGGTGTGCAGAGGAGTGGGGGTGACAGGACGAGTTCTCACTCACCCCCCGcatttctgctccctcccccagcgtATGTGGGAGTATCACGGGGCTGCCTGGTTCTGGCCGTCCTGGCCGGGTACCTCTCTGTGCTGTCTGGGGCCCTGGCGCttgcccccggcccggcccccaggAGACTCGACTGGGCCCGGGGGGCTGCTGCCCTCTGCTTCCTCACAG GCACCTTGGCCATGGTGGCTCTGGGCTGTTTCATGGGCGGATCGGCCGGGGAAGCCGGTGGCAGCTGGGCCTGGTCGCTGGCTGTGGGCTGGGCAGCAGTGCCCGCAGCTGGGTTGGCAG GCACCTGCCACTGCCAAGCTCGGCGGAGGGAGCGACGCCGGCACAGCGACCCAAGAGGATCCCCCGGCTCGGCGTGA